A portion of the Streptomyces sp. NBC_01335 genome contains these proteins:
- a CDS encoding HAD-IIA family hydrolase: MAERKPIESWLTDMDGVLIHEGTPIPGADAFIKRLRESGKPFLVLTNNSIYTARDLHARLSRMGLAVPVENIWTSALATARFLDDQRPGGTAYVIGEAGLTTALHDIGYVLTDHDPDYVVLGETRTYSFEALTKAIRLINAGARFICTNPDETGPSAEGPLPATGSVAALITKATGKEPYFAGKPNPLMMRTGLNAIGAHSETSAMIGDRMDTDVLAGLEAGMETFLVLTGLTATADIDRYPFRPSNVVDSIADLVDLV; the protein is encoded by the coding sequence ATGGCAGAACGCAAGCCGATCGAGTCCTGGTTGACCGACATGGACGGAGTCCTCATCCACGAGGGCACCCCCATTCCCGGCGCGGACGCGTTCATCAAGCGGCTGCGGGAGTCCGGGAAGCCCTTCCTCGTCCTCACCAACAACTCCATCTACACCGCCCGCGACCTGCACGCCCGGCTCAGCCGCATGGGCCTGGCCGTTCCGGTCGAGAACATCTGGACCTCCGCGCTGGCGACCGCCCGGTTCCTGGACGACCAGCGTCCCGGCGGCACGGCGTACGTCATCGGGGAGGCGGGGCTCACCACCGCGCTGCACGACATCGGGTACGTCCTCACCGACCACGACCCGGACTACGTGGTGCTCGGCGAGACCCGTACGTACAGCTTCGAGGCGCTGACCAAGGCGATCCGGCTGATCAACGCGGGCGCCCGCTTCATCTGCACCAACCCGGACGAGACCGGCCCGTCCGCCGAGGGCCCGCTGCCGGCCACCGGTTCCGTCGCGGCGCTGATCACCAAGGCCACCGGCAAGGAGCCGTACTTCGCGGGCAAGCCCAACCCGCTGATGATGCGGACCGGGCTCAACGCCATCGGCGCCCACTCCGAGACCAGCGCCATGATCGGCGACCGGATGGACACCGACGTGCTGGCCGGGCTGGAGGCCGGGATGGAGACGTTCCTGGTGCTCACCGGGCTCACCGCCACCGCCGACATCGA
- a CDS encoding peptidase codes for MPPKPPARLRPARLRPPARLRDGRALTSLGLAAGIAVPGALLGGPPTSATEHSATATARADQPPACGAPDAKDFPIGTRIHGGPDTYASGGGYGIWYLDLVNTTAESCRALHPVLVLTDQDRQLTPDQIQLAYAERAGTETGAGTGTGTGAEHRVSWETTDRNEQIGVFGSGEEGDDFEGFTVPAGRTVTVRVRMAFTSDTRPGKVVANAAIVQRHPAAPSDDAVADGSVVAPDGDWVGESEDYPFSIVEGDIEGGTDLVLPDESDADGTTSDDLLAGADAGAADTGTETDADFDVDADTETDADAGTDSGDETGAESGSGVDAGTATASEGATAPEGATAPGTGPGAKPPSAAPRTGTTGTPSTAPRSAAALPGGGAGLSRDAAGNPLPELARTGRPGRAAALRTGAVAAALLLGGTAALLLARRMRRGPGLRCGRG; via the coding sequence ATGCCCCCCAAACCTCCCGCACGACTGCGACCCGCACGACTGCGACCTCCCGCGCGACTGCGCGACGGACGCGCACTCACCTCACTCGGCCTGGCGGCCGGGATCGCCGTACCGGGCGCGCTGCTCGGCGGCCCGCCGACCTCGGCGACGGAACACTCCGCCACCGCCACCGCCCGCGCGGACCAGCCGCCCGCCTGCGGCGCCCCGGACGCCAAGGACTTCCCCATCGGCACCCGTATCCACGGCGGCCCGGACACCTACGCGTCCGGCGGGGGATACGGGATCTGGTACCTGGACCTCGTCAACACCACCGCCGAGTCCTGCCGCGCCCTCCACCCCGTACTCGTCCTGACCGACCAGGACCGGCAGCTGACGCCGGACCAGATCCAACTCGCGTACGCGGAACGCGCCGGTACGGAGACGGGCGCGGGCACCGGCACCGGCACCGGAGCCGAACACCGGGTCAGCTGGGAGACCACCGACCGGAACGAGCAGATCGGGGTCTTCGGCAGCGGCGAAGAGGGCGACGACTTCGAGGGCTTCACCGTCCCCGCCGGACGCACGGTCACCGTCCGCGTCCGGATGGCCTTCACCTCCGACACCCGGCCGGGAAAGGTCGTGGCCAACGCCGCCATCGTGCAGCGCCACCCGGCCGCGCCCTCCGACGACGCGGTGGCGGACGGCTCCGTCGTGGCCCCGGACGGGGACTGGGTGGGCGAGTCGGAGGACTACCCGTTCTCCATCGTCGAGGGGGACATCGAAGGCGGCACCGACCTGGTGCTCCCCGACGAGTCCGATGCCGACGGGACCACCTCCGACGACCTCCTCGCCGGGGCGGACGCGGGGGCCGCGGACACGGGCACCGAAACGGACGCGGACTTCGACGTGGACGCAGACACCGAAACGGACGCGGACGCCGGCACGGACTCCGGGGACGAGACCGGCGCGGAGAGCGGTTCCGGCGTGGACGCCGGCACGGCAACCGCCTCGGAAGGCGCCACCGCCCCGGAAGGTGCCACCGCCCCCGGTACGGGCCCCGGCGCCAAGCCCCCGAGCGCCGCCCCCCGCACCGGCACCACCGGCACCCCCTCCACCGCCCCCCGCTCCGCCGCCGCACTCCCGGGCGGCGGCGCCGGCCTGTCGCGGGACGCCGCCGGGAACCCGCTGCCCGAGCTCGCCCGGACCGGCCGCCCCGGCCGCGCGGCGGCCCTGCGTACCGGCGCGGTGGCCGCCGCACTGCTGCTCGGCGGTACGGCCGCGCTGCTGCTGGCCCGCCGGATGCGGCGCGGCCCGGGGCTGAGGTGCGGGCGGGGCTGA